The following are from one region of the Anabas testudineus chromosome 2, fAnaTes1.2, whole genome shotgun sequence genome:
- the atp5f1b gene encoding ATP synthase subunit beta, mitochondrial yields MLGAVGRCCTGALQALKPGGQPLKALVGSPAVLSRRDYAAPAAAASVATGRIVAVIGAVVDVQFDEGLPPILNALEVTSRDSRLVLEVAQHLGENTVRTIAMDGTEGLVRGQKVLDTGAPIRIPVGPETLGRIMNVIGEPIDERGPITTKQTAPIHAEAPEFTDMSVEQEILVTGIKVVDLLAPYAKGGKIGLFGGAGVGKTVLIMELINNVAKAHGGYSVFAGVGERTREGNDLYHEMIESGVINLKDTTSKVALVYGQMNEPPGARARVALTGLTVAEYFRDQEGQDVLLFIDNIFRFTQAGSEVSALLGRIPSAVGYQPTLATDMGTMQERITTTKKGSITSVQAIYVPADDLTDPAPATTFAHLDATTVLSRAIAELGIYPAVDPLDSTSRIMDPNIVGAEHYDVARGVQKILQDYKSLQDIIAILGMDELSEEDKLTVARARKIQRFLSQPFQVAEVFTGHLGKLVPLKETIKGFKSILGGEYDALPEQAFYMVGPIEEVVQKAEKLAEEHS; encoded by the exons ATGTTAGGAGCTGTGGGACGCTGCTGCACCGGGGCTCTGCAGGCTCTCAAGCCTGGGGGCCAGCCCCTGAAGGCTCTCGTTGGATCCCCAGCCGTCCTTTCAC GCAGAGACTATGCTGCACCTGCCGCCGCAGCCAGCGTTGCCACCGGGCGCATTGTTGCTGTCATCGGTGCCGTTGTGGACGTCCAGTTCGATGAGGGCCTTCCTCCCATCCTCAACGCTTTGGAAGTCACCAGCCGCGACTCCAGGCTAGTCCTGGAGGTGGCTCAGCATCTTG GGGAGAACACAGTGCGTACCATTGCTATGGATGGTACTGAAGGTTTAGTGCGCGGGCAGAAAGTTCTGGACACCGGTGCCCCCATCAGAATCCCAGTGGGCCCCGAGACCCTGGGCAGGATTATGAATGTCATCGGAGAGCCTATTGATGAGAGGGGTCCCATCACCACTAAGCA GACTGCACCCATCCATGCTGAGGCCCCTGAATTCACTGACATGAGTGTGGAGCAGGAGATTCTGGTGACAGGCATTAAGGTGGTGGACCTGCTTGCCCCCTACGCTAAGGGAGGAAAGATTG GTCTGTTCGGTGGTGCTGGTGTAGGAAAAACTGTATTGATCATGGAGCTGATCAACAATGTGGCTAAGGCTCATGGTGGTTACTCCGTGTTTGCTGGTGTGGGCGAGCGTACCCGTGAGGGAAATGATTTGTACCATGAAATGATTGAGTCTGGTGTCATCAATCTGAAGGACACCACCTCTAAG GTGGCGCTGGTGTACGGTCAGATGAACGAGCCCCCTGGTGCCCGTGCCAGAGTGGCTCTGACTGGACTGACCGTGGCCGAGTACTTCCGTGACCAGGAGGGTCAGgatgtgctgctgttcattgaCAACATCTTCCGTTTCACACAGGCTGGCTCTGAG GTGTCTGCCCTGCTGGGTCGTATCCCCTCTGCTGTGGGTTACCAGCCCACTCTGGCCACTGACATGGGTACCATGCAGGAGAGAATCACCACCACCAAGAAGGGTTCAATCACATCTGTGCAG GCCATCTATGTGCCCGCTGACGATTTGACTGACCCTGCTCCTGCCACCACCTTCGCTCACTTGGATGCCACCACCGTGTTGTCCCGTGCCATTGCTGAGCTGGGCATCTACCCCGCTGTCGACCCGCTGGATTCCACCTCCCGTATCATGGACCCCAACATCGTCGGAGCCGAGCACTATGACGTTGCCCGTGGTGTGCAGAAAATCCTCCAG GACTACAAATCCCTGCAGGATATCATTGCCATCCTGGGTATGGATGAGCTGTCTGAGGAGGACAAACTGACTGTGGCCCGTGCCCGCAAGATCCAGCGTTTCCTGTCCCAGCCCTTCCAGGTGGCTGAGGTCTTCACTGGCCACTTGGGCAAACTGGTGCCCCTCAAGGAGACCATCAAGGGCTTCAAGAGCATCCTTGGTG GTGAGTATGATGCTCTGCCCGAGCAGGCCTTCTACATGGTCGGCCCCATCGAAGAAGTGGTTCAGAAGGCTGAGAAGCTGGCTGAGGAGCACTCGTAA
- the LOC113163633 gene encoding retinol dehydrogenase 7-like isoform X1 has protein sequence MKWKSTKQLKVSKCPRCMSTYGLTRLSVCSSSNLFVPAVMFLYLLGLLFFYYLYRWVRELPRVSDKGSKYVYITGCDSGFGNLLARHLDKQGFRVIAACFTEKGEEDLKKSCSGNLITTHLDVRSNDSIAKVAAMIKDKVGARGLWAVVNNAGVSVPSAPCDWLNIDDYKSMLDVNLNGVIAVTLSILPLIKKARGRVVNVASVFGRISVTGGPYTVSKYGVEAFNDSLRLNMNPFGVKVLCIEPGFFKTNVTDSGILSKNVKMLWDRLSQDVKDDYGPEYLEKALALLKDKIGKLSDGDLMKVVNCMEHAVSAVRPRTRYSPGWDAKLFWLPLSYMPTCVSDYIMQREAIPLAKQVQ, from the exons ATGAAATGgaaatcaacaaaacaacttAAAGTGAGTAAATGCCCTCGCTGTATGTCCACCTATGGGCTTACTCGCCTCAGTGTTTGCTCAAGTAGTAACCTCTTTGTTCCTGCAGTCATGTTCCTGTACCTCCTGggtctgctgtttttttactaCCTGTACCGCTGGGTCAGAGAGCTACCCAGGGTCTCAGACAAAGGCAGCAAGTATGTGTACATCACAGGCTGCGATTCTGGCTTTGGCAACCTCCTGGCGCGGCACCTGGACAAGCAAGGGTTCAGAGTGATCGCCGCCTGTTTCACTGAGAAGGGTGAGGAGGACCTGAAGAAGTCCTGTTCTGGCAACCTGATCACAACACACCTGGATGTTCGGTCTAACGACAGCATTGCCAAAGTTGCCGCGATGATCAAGGACAAAGTGGGGGCGCGTG GCTTGTGGGCTGTAGTCAACAATGCAGGTGTGTCCGTTCCCTCTGCCCCTTGTGATTGGCTCAACATTGATGACTACAAGTCCATGTTGGATGTGAACCTAAACGGGGTGATCGCCGTGACGCTGAGCATCCTGCCGCTGATTAAAAAGGCCAGGGGAAGGGTGGTCAATGTAGCCAGTGTGTTTGGAAGAATCAGCGTTACCGGAGGTCCCTATACTGTCTCCAAGTATGGTGTGGAGGCTTTCAATGACAGTCTCAG GTTAAATATGAACCCTTTTGGTGTCAAAGTCCTCTGCATTGAGCCAGGATTCTTCAAAACAAATGTCACTGACTCTGGTATCCTGAGTAAAAATGTCAAGATGTTGTGGGACAGACTGTCCCAGGATGTCAAGGATGACTATGGACCTGAATATTTAGAAAAAG CACTAGCATTACTAAAAGATAAAATTGGCAAGCTCAGTGATGGAGACCTGATGAAGGTGGTCAACTGCATGGAACACGCTGTATCTGCTGTCAGACCCCGCACACGCTACTCCCCAGGCTGGGATGCCAAGCTTTTCTGGCTGCCGCTGTCGTACATGCCAACCTGTGTTTCTGATTACATCATGCAGAGAGAAGCCATTCCTCTTGCCAAACAAGTGCAAtaa
- the LOC113163633 gene encoding retinol dehydrogenase 7-like isoform X2: MFLYLLGLLFFYYLYRWVRELPRVSDKGSKYVYITGCDSGFGNLLARHLDKQGFRVIAACFTEKGEEDLKKSCSGNLITTHLDVRSNDSIAKVAAMIKDKVGARGLWAVVNNAGVSVPSAPCDWLNIDDYKSMLDVNLNGVIAVTLSILPLIKKARGRVVNVASVFGRISVTGGPYTVSKYGVEAFNDSLRLNMNPFGVKVLCIEPGFFKTNVTDSGILSKNVKMLWDRLSQDVKDDYGPEYLEKALALLKDKIGKLSDGDLMKVVNCMEHAVSAVRPRTRYSPGWDAKLFWLPLSYMPTCVSDYIMQREAIPLAKQVQ, encoded by the exons ATGTTCCTGTACCTCCTGggtctgctgtttttttactaCCTGTACCGCTGGGTCAGAGAGCTACCCAGGGTCTCAGACAAAGGCAGCAAGTATGTGTACATCACAGGCTGCGATTCTGGCTTTGGCAACCTCCTGGCGCGGCACCTGGACAAGCAAGGGTTCAGAGTGATCGCCGCCTGTTTCACTGAGAAGGGTGAGGAGGACCTGAAGAAGTCCTGTTCTGGCAACCTGATCACAACACACCTGGATGTTCGGTCTAACGACAGCATTGCCAAAGTTGCCGCGATGATCAAGGACAAAGTGGGGGCGCGTG GCTTGTGGGCTGTAGTCAACAATGCAGGTGTGTCCGTTCCCTCTGCCCCTTGTGATTGGCTCAACATTGATGACTACAAGTCCATGTTGGATGTGAACCTAAACGGGGTGATCGCCGTGACGCTGAGCATCCTGCCGCTGATTAAAAAGGCCAGGGGAAGGGTGGTCAATGTAGCCAGTGTGTTTGGAAGAATCAGCGTTACCGGAGGTCCCTATACTGTCTCCAAGTATGGTGTGGAGGCTTTCAATGACAGTCTCAG GTTAAATATGAACCCTTTTGGTGTCAAAGTCCTCTGCATTGAGCCAGGATTCTTCAAAACAAATGTCACTGACTCTGGTATCCTGAGTAAAAATGTCAAGATGTTGTGGGACAGACTGTCCCAGGATGTCAAGGATGACTATGGACCTGAATATTTAGAAAAAG CACTAGCATTACTAAAAGATAAAATTGGCAAGCTCAGTGATGGAGACCTGATGAAGGTGGTCAACTGCATGGAACACGCTGTATCTGCTGTCAGACCCCGCACACGCTACTCCCCAGGCTGGGATGCCAAGCTTTTCTGGCTGCCGCTGTCGTACATGCCAACCTGTGTTTCTGATTACATCATGCAGAGAGAAGCCATTCCTCTTGCCAAACAAGTGCAAtaa